The Gammaproteobacteria bacterium genome has a segment encoding these proteins:
- a CDS encoding N-acetylornithine carbamoyltransferase has protein sequence MALKEFNDLADFDVAQIKALLALATRLQKKPEPQALAGKVLALLFLSPSLRTLSSFQAAMVRLGGGSFVISPDMSIHGLETRSGIVMDGVAAEHLREAIPVISSYGDALGIRAFANRARIEDDLADREYHAMRELVRIPLINMESAIQHPCQSLADWKTLDELGVAGNGGKFVLSWAWHPKALPLAVPSATLHMAAMRGMDVTVVRPEGFELPQLIMDKARKAAAASGGSVRETNDRREALEGAHVIYAKEWSSTRHYGDRVADAKLREDLQDWRVDDPWFATTHADCRFMHCLPVRRGVAVTDRVLDGPRSVVIHEAQNRMWAQMAVLFQMLGPGA, from the coding sequence ATGGCATTGAAGGAATTCAACGACCTCGCGGATTTCGATGTCGCGCAGATCAAGGCGCTGCTCGCGCTCGCGACTCGCCTGCAGAAAAAACCCGAGCCCCAGGCGCTGGCCGGAAAAGTGCTGGCGCTGCTCTTCCTGAGCCCGTCGCTGCGCACGCTGTCGTCCTTCCAGGCGGCCATGGTGCGCCTTGGCGGCGGCTCCTTCGTGATCTCGCCGGACATGTCCATCCATGGGCTGGAAACCCGCTCCGGGATCGTCATGGACGGGGTGGCCGCCGAGCACCTGCGCGAAGCGATTCCGGTGATCTCCTCCTACGGCGATGCGCTCGGCATCCGCGCCTTCGCCAACCGCGCGCGGATCGAGGACGATCTCGCCGACCGCGAGTACCACGCGATGCGCGAGCTCGTGCGGATTCCGCTCATCAACATGGAATCCGCGATCCAGCATCCCTGCCAGAGCCTGGCGGACTGGAAGACCCTCGACGAACTCGGCGTGGCCGGAAACGGCGGCAAGTTCGTGCTCTCCTGGGCCTGGCACCCGAAGGCGCTGCCGCTGGCGGTGCCCTCCGCCACGCTGCACATGGCGGCGATGCGCGGCATGGACGTCACCGTCGTGCGCCCCGAGGGCTTCGAGCTGCCGCAACTGATCATGGACAAGGCCCGCAAGGCGGCCGCCGCCTCGGGCGGATCCGTGCGCGAGACCAACGACCGGCGCGAAGCCCTTGAAGGGGCCCACGTGATCTACGCCAAGGAATGGTCCTCAACGCGACACTACGGCGATCGCGTCGCCGACGCGAAACTGCGCGAGGATCTGCAGGACTGGCGGGTGGACGATCCCTGGTTCGCCACCACACACGCGGATTGCAGGTTCATGCACTGCCTGCCCGTGCGCCGCGGCGTGGCGGTCACAGACCGGGTGCTCGACGGGCCGCGCAGCGTGGTCATCCACGAGGCGCAGAACCGGATGTGGGCCCAGATGGCAGTGCTCTTCCAGATGCTCGGACCGGGAGCCTAG
- a CDS encoding aminotransferase class III-fold pyridoxal phosphate-dependent enzyme — MTPENATTSHLLDVYPYLPFRPVTGEGVYLSDGSRRVIDFYGGHAVAGLGYGHPDILRTIESQARALFFQSNAVALEVREEAARRLAAFAPPGLDRVFFSNSGAEANENALRIACRLTGRSRVLAVEHGFHGRTAAAAAVTWSAAGKWYGFPRTPFDVGFIPRNDLVGATRMIDDTVAAVILEPVQGQAGAVALDPQFIQSISASCRAHGALLIIDEIQSGMGRCGAPFAIELSGSEVAPDMLTVAKSLGAGFPCGALLLRPSIAGQLKHGDLGTTFGGGPIASALISTVIEVIERDRLIENVRTLSREILAAMPLGPVESAQGAGFLLGLRCRRSAREMLGLLLDRGILVGTSADPAVIRLLPPLILERHHVHELLNALADIG, encoded by the coding sequence ATGACACCGGAAAATGCCACCACGAGCCACCTGCTCGACGTCTACCCCTACCTGCCCTTCCGGCCGGTCACCGGCGAAGGCGTGTACCTCAGCGACGGCAGCCGGCGCGTCATCGACTTCTATGGCGGGCACGCCGTGGCCGGGCTCGGCTACGGCCATCCAGACATCCTGCGCACCATCGAGAGCCAGGCGCGAGCGCTGTTTTTCCAGAGCAATGCGGTTGCCCTCGAGGTGCGCGAAGAAGCGGCACGCAGGCTGGCGGCCTTCGCGCCGCCGGGCCTCGATCGCGTCTTCTTCAGCAACAGCGGCGCCGAAGCGAACGAGAATGCCCTGCGGATCGCCTGCCGGCTCACCGGCCGGTCGAGGGTTCTCGCGGTCGAGCACGGCTTTCACGGCCGCACCGCCGCAGCCGCCGCGGTGACCTGGTCGGCCGCCGGCAAGTGGTACGGCTTCCCGCGTACGCCATTCGATGTCGGGTTCATTCCGCGCAATGACCTGGTCGGGGCCACACGCATGATCGACGACACCGTGGCCGCGGTGATCCTCGAACCCGTCCAGGGGCAGGCGGGAGCGGTAGCGCTCGACCCGCAGTTCATCCAGAGCATTTCCGCAAGCTGCCGGGCGCACGGCGCCCTGCTGATCATCGACGAGATCCAGAGCGGCATGGGACGCTGCGGGGCGCCGTTCGCCATCGAGCTTTCCGGCAGCGAGGTGGCGCCCGACATGCTCACCGTCGCGAAATCGCTGGGCGCGGGCTTTCCCTGCGGCGCGCTGCTGCTGCGCCCATCGATCGCCGGGCAGTTGAAACACGGCGACCTTGGGACGACCTTCGGCGGCGGACCGATCGCGAGCGCGCTGATCTCCACCGTGATCGAGGTGATCGAACGTGATCGCCTGATCGAGAACGTGCGCACGCTGTCGCGGGAGATTCTCGCGGCGATGCCGCTCGGGCCGGTCGAAAGCGCGCAGGGCGCGGGCTTCCTGCTCGGGCTGCGCTGCCGGCGCAGCGCGCGGGAGATGCTCGGGTTACTGCTCGACCGCGGGATCCTGGTCGGGACCAGCGCGGATCCGGCGGTCATCCGGCTGCTGCCACCGCTGATCCTCGAACGGCATCACGTGCACGAACTGCTCAACGCGCTCGCGGACATCGGCTGA
- the argC gene encoding N-acetyl-gamma-glutamyl-phosphate reductase, with product MNGAVPTVIVGGSGYVAGELLRLVLDHPQLELAGILSESQAGKPLASAFPHLRARLGGLRFQSRESFLELFGPGRLALLSAAPHGASAALLASFISWARERGTDLTVVDCSADFRFATAGAYEAVYRHAHGAPDLLASFACALPEHLPATDRPHIAHPGCFATAMLLAAVPLLELDLSEPEFFAAGVTGSTGAGRSPIATTHHPERHANLFAYQPLGHRHAPEVAGICEQLTGTRPQLHFVPQSGPFARGIHMTLQARLRQPLGADALRDALRTFYAAGEFVTVVDGMPRLKDVVGSNYSEIGVAVDGGSVAVMVVEDNLVKGAAGGALQWLNRKLGFAENAGLTAPAAGWV from the coding sequence ATGAACGGCGCCGTGCCCACCGTGATCGTCGGCGGCAGCGGCTACGTCGCGGGCGAGTTGCTGCGCCTCGTGCTCGACCATCCGCAGCTCGAGCTTGCGGGCATCCTCTCGGAAAGCCAGGCGGGCAAGCCGCTTGCCTCGGCCTTCCCGCACTTGCGCGCGAGGCTTGGCGGGCTCAGGTTCCAGTCCCGCGAATCGTTCCTGGAGCTGTTCGGGCCGGGGCGGCTCGCGCTGCTCTCCGCCGCACCGCACGGCGCAAGCGCCGCGTTGCTCGCCTCTTTTATCAGCTGGGCGCGGGAACGCGGCACGGATCTCACCGTGGTGGACTGCTCGGCGGACTTCCGGTTTGCGACCGCGGGCGCCTACGAGGCGGTCTACCGGCATGCGCACGGCGCCCCGGATCTGCTGGCATCGTTCGCCTGCGCGCTGCCGGAGCATCTGCCGGCAACGGACCGCCCGCATATCGCGCACCCGGGCTGCTTCGCGACCGCGATGCTGCTTGCCGCAGTGCCGTTGCTCGAACTCGACCTCAGCGAGCCCGAGTTCTTCGCCGCCGGCGTGACCGGCAGCACCGGGGCGGGCCGCTCGCCGATCGCCACCACGCATCACCCGGAGCGCCACGCAAACCTGTTCGCCTACCAGCCGCTCGGCCACCGGCATGCGCCCGAGGTGGCTGGCATCTGCGAGCAGCTGACCGGCACGCGCCCGCAATTACATTTCGTTCCGCAGTCGGGGCCCTTCGCACGCGGCATCCACATGACGCTCCAGGCCCGGCTGCGCCAGCCGCTCGGGGCCGATGCGCTGCGTGATGCATTGCGGACGTTCTATGCCGCCGGGGAGTTCGTCACGGTGGTAGATGGCATGCCGCGCCTGAAGGACGTCGTCGGCAGCAACTACAGTGAGATCGGCGTTGCCGTCGACGGCGGCAGCGTTGCGGTCATGGTGGTCGAGGACAACCTGGTCAAAGGTGCCGCCGGCGGCGCGCTGCAGTGGCTCAATCGCAAGCTCGGGTTCGCGGAGAACGCGGGCCTCACCGCGCCGGCCGCGGGCTGGGTGTAG
- the argG gene encoding argininosuccinate synthase — translation MNAPDRSSPIILGFSGGLDTSFCVPWMKEHYGRPVVTVTINTGGIDAAAARDLEERARTLGAIEHVLVEAREIFFDRVLKFLIFGNVRRGHLYPLCVGAERGVQATLLAELARERGSTTVAHGCTAAGNDQVRFEVALRTISPGLEVLAPVRDQAFVRTEQQSYLEQRGLPVPSRGSAYSINRGLWGVTIGGRETLDSRESIPESAWVLSANAFEKNLKAGRHTIGFTAGVPTALDGEAMKPVALIEALERLAGPYGIGRGIHVGDTVLGTKGRVAFEAPAAEILLVAHRELEKLTLSGPQQRVKDQVATQYGDFVHEGRQLDPVCRDIEALLTSAQQRVTGEVRLVLRPGNLFVEGVISPHSLLAATKGVYGEKAGEWTPADALGYSRILSLPGILQTRAAGGTGGVSR, via the coding sequence ATGAACGCACCGGACCGCTCTTCACCGATCATCCTCGGCTTTTCCGGAGGACTCGACACCTCCTTCTGTGTCCCGTGGATGAAGGAGCACTACGGCCGCCCGGTCGTCACGGTGACCATCAACACCGGCGGGATCGACGCCGCCGCCGCCAGGGACCTGGAGGAGCGCGCCCGCACGCTCGGCGCAATCGAGCACGTGCTGGTGGAAGCACGCGAGATCTTTTTCGACCGGGTGCTGAAGTTCCTCATCTTCGGCAACGTGCGGCGCGGGCACCTGTACCCGCTGTGCGTCGGGGCCGAGCGCGGCGTGCAGGCAACGCTGCTCGCCGAACTCGCCCGCGAGCGGGGCAGCACCACGGTGGCGCACGGCTGCACGGCGGCCGGCAACGACCAGGTACGTTTCGAGGTCGCGCTGCGCACGATCAGCCCGGGGCTCGAAGTGCTGGCGCCGGTCCGCGACCAGGCCTTCGTGCGCACCGAGCAGCAGAGTTACCTGGAGCAGCGCGGCCTGCCCGTGCCGTCGCGTGGCTCCGCCTACTCGATCAACCGGGGTCTCTGGGGCGTGACCATCGGCGGGCGCGAGACGCTCGACTCGCGCGAGTCGATTCCCGAGAGCGCATGGGTGCTCTCCGCCAATGCCTTCGAGAAGAACCTGAAGGCGGGCCGCCACACCATCGGCTTCACGGCCGGCGTGCCGACCGCGCTCGACGGCGAGGCCATGAAACCGGTGGCGCTCATCGAGGCGCTGGAACGGCTGGCCGGGCCCTACGGCATCGGCCGCGGCATCCATGTCGGCGACACGGTGCTCGGCACCAAGGGTCGGGTAGCGTTCGAGGCGCCGGCCGCCGAGATCCTGCTGGTTGCGCACCGGGAACTCGAGAAGCTCACACTCTCGGGCCCGCAGCAGCGAGTCAAGGATCAGGTCGCCACGCAGTACGGGGACTTCGTCCACGAAGGCCGCCAGCTCGACCCGGTCTGCCGCGACATCGAGGCATTGCTCACCTCCGCGCAGCAGCGGGTGACCGGCGAGGTGCGCCTGGTGCTGCGCCCGGGCAACCTGTTCGTCGAAGGCGTCATTTCGCCGCATTCACTGCTGGCCGCCACCAAGGGCGTGTATGGCGAGAAGGCGGGTGAGTGGACGCCGGCCGACGCGCTCGGCTACTCGCGCATCCTCTCGCTGCCCGGCATCCTGCAAACGCGGGCCGCCGGCGGCACCGGCGGGGTATCGCGGTGA
- a CDS encoding phosphatase PAP2 family protein, producing MATTGSVHRRLCGAAALMLALAVATAAAAGELAYIPPGAVTLERYLPPPPSPGSEEARRDLQAVLELQHGRTASEVAEAQADQEVSVFRFADVMGPEFTARRLPLTAVLARRACRESGALTAAAKRHWDRPRPFVASEAVEPVLRRPANASYPSGHSACGYLWAILLGEMLPEQRSIVLRRGMRYGMNRVVGGVHYPSDVEAGRIAAVAVATALFASEAFRNDFHAARAELHATLPGTAAPRAEPAPAGASAPPPH from the coding sequence ATGGCGACAACCGGGTCCGTGCATCGGCGGCTATGCGGTGCGGCGGCGCTGATGCTGGCGCTGGCGGTCGCGACTGCGGCCGCGGCCGGGGAGCTGGCCTACATCCCTCCGGGCGCTGTCACGCTCGAGCGCTACCTGCCGCCGCCGCCGTCCCCCGGGTCGGAGGAAGCAAGGCGCGACCTGCAGGCCGTGCTCGAGCTCCAGCACGGCCGCACTGCGTCGGAGGTGGCCGAGGCGCAAGCGGACCAGGAGGTGTCGGTGTTCCGCTTTGCCGACGTAATGGGGCCGGAGTTCACGGCCCGCCGGCTGCCGCTGACTGCCGTGCTGGCGCGACGCGCCTGCCGCGAGTCCGGCGCGCTGACGGCGGCCGCCAAGCGCCACTGGGACCGCCCGCGACCCTTCGTTGCGAGCGAGGCGGTCGAGCCCGTCCTGCGCCGGCCCGCGAATGCGTCGTACCCGAGTGGGCACTCCGCCTGCGGCTACCTGTGGGCCATCCTGCTCGGCGAAATGCTGCCCGAGCAACGCAGCATCGTGCTCCGGCGCGGCATGCGCTACGGCATGAATCGTGTCGTCGGCGGCGTGCATTATCCGTCCGACGTCGAGGCCGGGCGCATCGCTGCGGTAGCCGTCGCCACGGCGCTTTTTGCCAGCGAAGCGTTTCGCAACGACTTCCATGCGGCCCGCGCGGAGCTGCATGCGACACTGCCCGGCACGGCCGCGCCGCGCGCGGAGCCGGCACCGGCCGGCGCCAGCGCACCGCCTCCGCACTGA
- a CDS encoding NRDE family protein, which yields MCLVAIAWRASPLYPLVVAGNRDEFHDRPTAAAGWWENAGHVLGGRDLVAGGSWLAVSRGGRFAVVVNDPRRPPGAGHTRSRGALVREFVTGETPSGRFLDAVAVTEGHYAGFSLVVGTRVQLRGFLTAGSGSPHRWTLPVGISVLTNAPRERPPPKAGLLEAGLRAALGATVLDRETVFGLLGRREPVGGSPGDEHPAARAPFVLGDRYGTRASTLLLMDAEGRCVFEERRFDAGGAPAGSSREEFLLR from the coding sequence ATGTGCCTGGTCGCCATCGCGTGGCGCGCGTCCCCGCTCTACCCGCTCGTGGTCGCCGGCAATCGCGACGAGTTCCACGATCGTCCCACCGCCGCTGCGGGCTGGTGGGAAAACGCCGGGCACGTGCTCGGCGGGCGCGACCTGGTCGCCGGCGGCAGCTGGCTCGCGGTGAGCCGGGGCGGGCGCTTCGCCGTGGTCGTCAACGACCCGCGCCGCCCGCCGGGCGCCGGGCACACCAGGAGCCGCGGTGCGCTGGTGCGCGAGTTCGTCACAGGCGAGACCCCGAGTGGGCGTTTCCTCGATGCCGTAGCGGTGACCGAGGGACACTACGCGGGGTTCAGTCTGGTCGTGGGCACCCGCGTGCAGTTGCGCGGTTTCCTGACCGCGGGCAGCGGCTCGCCGCATCGCTGGACCTTACCCGTCGGTATATCGGTACTGACCAACGCGCCGCGGGAACGACCGCCGCCGAAAGCCGGGCTCCTCGAGGCCGGCCTGCGTGCAGCGTTGGGCGCCACCGTACTCGACCGCGAAACGGTGTTCGGGCTGCTCGGCCGGCGCGAACCGGTCGGTGGCAGCCCCGGGGACGAGCACCCCGCAGCCCGCGCACCGTTCGTGCTCGGCGACCGCTACGGCACCCGCGCCAGCACGCTGCTGCTGATGGATGCCGAGGGCCGCTGCGTTTTCGAGGAACGCCGCTTCGATGCAGGCGGCGCGCCGGCCGGCAGTTCGCGCGAGGAATTTCTCCTCCGCTGA
- the nudC gene encoding NAD(+) diphosphatase codes for MPESAVFFSGEFIARNTALRHDAAALAQAWADATTRFLPVWEAQPLIRDGRAARLSRAELGQRLPPLTGAIYLGMETGGHLFAIALEEREAPRGVGEFGGLRDLVNRVSAADAGLLAYARAMVNWHRHHRHCGVCGAATQAAEGGFVLACSSAGCGHRSFPRLDPAIIVLVHRDQHCLLGRQPSWPTDRFSTIAGFAEPGEALEDAVRREVMEETDVRITQCCYRASQPWPFPASLMIGFHAMATSSDIRLNDGELAEARWFSREELAAGAVVLPPRASVAWRLIEDWFDAVPGPGLAQLHRDGEFLRRPDQPPEAR; via the coding sequence ATGCCTGAATCCGCAGTGTTCTTCTCCGGCGAATTCATCGCGCGCAATACCGCGTTGCGCCACGACGCCGCAGCGCTCGCGCAGGCCTGGGCCGACGCAACCACTCGCTTCCTGCCGGTATGGGAGGCGCAGCCCCTGATCCGCGACGGGCGCGCGGCGCGGCTCAGCCGCGCGGAGCTCGGCCAACGGCTGCCGCCGCTCACCGGCGCCATCTACCTCGGGATGGAAACCGGCGGTCACCTGTTCGCCATCGCGCTCGAGGAGCGCGAAGCGCCGCGTGGCGTCGGCGAATTCGGCGGCCTGCGCGATCTCGTCAACCGCGTGAGCGCGGCCGATGCCGGCCTGCTGGCCTACGCGCGCGCCATGGTCAACTGGCATCGGCACCACCGTCATTGCGGGGTCTGCGGCGCCGCCACGCAGGCGGCCGAAGGCGGCTTCGTGCTCGCCTGCAGCAGCGCGGGCTGCGGCCACCGGAGCTTCCCGCGGCTCGATCCGGCCATCATCGTCCTGGTGCACCGCGACCAGCATTGCCTGCTGGGCCGCCAGCCGAGCTGGCCCACGGATCGTTTCTCGACCATCGCCGGGTTCGCGGAACCGGGCGAAGCGCTGGAGGACGCGGTGCGGCGCGAGGTCATGGAGGAGACCGACGTGCGGATCACGCAGTGCTGCTATCGGGCGTCGCAGCCCTGGCCCTTTCCCGCATCGCTCATGATCGGCTTTCACGCCATGGCGACGAGCAGCGACATCCGGCTGAACGACGGTGAGCTGGCCGAGGCGCGCTGGTTCAGCCGCGAAGAACTGGCCGCCGGCGCGGTGGTGCTGCCGCCGCGCGCCTCGGTCGCCTGGCGTTTGATCGAAGACTGGTTCGATGCAGTGCCGGGCCCGGGACTCGCGCAACTGCATCGTGACGGTGAGTTTCTGCGCCGCCCGGACCAGCCGCCGGAGGCGCGCTGA
- a CDS encoding FlhC family transcriptional regulator, which translates to MMRVTDHRYAAELDKFNLAVRMIRHEARTGTIRACTGFSEDRIRKIYNAYFRSAPGAVIRRHRGKSPTRIRQFVNSTPHQLEASLLAGLFLLCDAAQIVRNGRAERTGGASRVALGERICQAFEAYRGVHPEPRLSFEWAWNLYHSLVESRELYFAECGTCGGAYVQDAYALDYRRCPFCELKDYRTRAEARSAANAPAGQRGEAPVPDA; encoded by the coding sequence ATGATGCGCGTAACCGACCACCGCTATGCCGCCGAACTCGACAAGTTCAACCTCGCCGTGCGCATGATCCGCCACGAGGCGCGGACCGGGACCATCCGTGCCTGTACCGGTTTCAGTGAGGACCGGATCCGCAAGATCTACAACGCCTATTTCAGGTCCGCGCCGGGCGCGGTGATACGGCGCCACCGCGGCAAGTCACCCACGCGTATCCGGCAGTTCGTCAACTCCACCCCCCACCAGCTGGAAGCCTCACTGCTCGCCGGGTTGTTCCTGCTGTGTGACGCCGCGCAGATCGTCAGGAACGGGCGGGCCGAACGGACCGGGGGCGCCAGCCGCGTTGCGCTCGGCGAGCGCATCTGCCAGGCCTTCGAGGCCTATCGCGGCGTGCACCCCGAGCCGCGGCTGTCGTTCGAGTGGGCCTGGAATCTGTACCATTCCCTCGTGGAGAGTCGCGAACTGTATTTTGCGGAATGCGGCACCTGCGGCGGCGCCTATGTGCAGGACGCCTATGCGCTCGATTACCGGCGCTGCCCGTTCTGCGAACTCAAGGACTATCGCACCCGTGCCGAGGCGAGATCCGCCGCGAACGCACCTGCCGGGCAGCGGGGCGAAGCGCCGGTCCCGGATGCCTGA
- a CDS encoding ABC transporter ATP-binding protein, producing the protein MSALAVRNLVKTYPNGVQALRGIDLDVPDGDFFALLGPNGAGKTTLIGIITSLVNKTSGEVRVFGHSLDTDLAAVKASIGVVPQELNINYWDSVENIVTIQAGFYGMTPRRAAARAEVCLRQLQLWDRRKDSGRNLSGGMKRRLMIARALMHEPRLLILDEPTAGVDIEIRRSMWQFLREINRSGTTIILTTHYLEEAENLCRQVAIIDHGRIVERDRMSNVLRKLQAEMFILSLRETLSVPPVLPGYEVSLVNDHDIEVVVTKDRDLNGVFAALTAAGLQVISMRNKANRLEELFMRLTARERGEGAAP; encoded by the coding sequence ATGTCAGCGCTCGCCGTTCGCAACCTCGTCAAGACCTATCCCAATGGCGTGCAGGCGCTGCGCGGCATCGACCTCGACGTCCCGGATGGCGATTTCTTCGCGCTGCTCGGCCCGAACGGCGCCGGCAAGACCACCCTGATCGGCATCATCACCTCGCTCGTCAACAAGACATCGGGTGAGGTGCGCGTCTTCGGCCACAGCCTCGACACGGATCTCGCCGCGGTGAAGGCGAGCATCGGGGTGGTGCCGCAGGAGCTGAACATCAACTACTGGGATTCGGTCGAGAACATCGTGACCATCCAGGCGGGCTTCTATGGCATGACGCCGCGGCGGGCGGCAGCGCGGGCCGAGGTGTGCCTGCGTCAGTTGCAGCTCTGGGACCGGCGCAAGGACAGCGGGCGGAATCTTTCCGGCGGCATGAAGCGGCGCCTGATGATTGCGCGTGCACTGATGCACGAGCCGCGGCTGCTGATACTCGACGAGCCCACCGCGGGTGTGGACATCGAGATTCGCCGCTCCATGTGGCAGTTCCTGCGCGAGATCAACCGCAGCGGCACGACCATCATCCTCACCACCCACTACCTCGAGGAAGCCGAGAACCTGTGCCGGCAGGTGGCGATCATCGACCACGGCCGCATCGTGGAGCGCGACCGCATGAGCAACGTCCTGCGCAAGCTGCAGGCCGAGATGTTCATCCTGAGCCTGCGTGAGACGCTGTCCGTGCCGCCGGTGCTGCCCGGTTACGAGGTGAGTCTCGTCAACGATCACGACATCGAGGTCGTGGTGACGAAGGACCGGGACCTCAACGGCGTGTTCGCCGCACTGACGGCCGCCGGGCTGCAGGTCATCAGCATGCGCAACAAGGCCAATCGGCTGGAAGAGCTGTTCATGCGGCTCACGGCCCGGGAGCGTGGTGAGGGAGCGGCGCCGTGA
- a CDS encoding ABC transporter permease: MSARTQLVALYTLVRKECHRVFRIWLQTILPPAITTALYFLIFGNIIGRRVGQMGGHDYVQFIAPGLIMMQVITNAYGNVVSSFFAAKMQRHLEEMLVAPMATWAIVLGHTIGGVVRGLAVAAAVTAVALFFTRLHVVHVLVTFSVIILTAFVFSLGGLINAILAKNFDDVSIIPAFVLAPLSYLGGVFYSVELLPDFARRLSLLNPILYMVNAFRYGMLGVSDIDLGPAYAIIVGFAVVLFVACMIMIRRGTGIRT; encoded by the coding sequence GTGAGCGCCCGCACGCAGCTCGTCGCCTTGTACACCCTGGTGCGCAAGGAGTGCCACCGGGTGTTTCGCATCTGGCTGCAGACGATTCTCCCTCCGGCCATCACCACGGCGCTGTATTTCCTGATCTTCGGCAACATCATCGGCCGGCGGGTCGGGCAGATGGGCGGCCACGACTACGTGCAGTTCATCGCGCCCGGGCTGATCATGATGCAGGTGATCACCAATGCCTACGGCAATGTCGTCTCCTCGTTCTTCGCCGCGAAAATGCAGCGGCACCTGGAGGAGATGCTGGTGGCGCCCATGGCCACCTGGGCGATCGTGCTTGGCCACACGATCGGTGGCGTGGTGCGGGGGCTGGCCGTGGCCGCGGCGGTGACCGCGGTCGCACTGTTCTTCACCCGGCTGCACGTCGTTCACGTGTTGGTGACCTTCTCCGTGATCATCCTGACCGCCTTCGTCTTTTCGCTCGGCGGGCTCATCAACGCGATCCTCGCGAAGAATTTCGACGACGTGTCGATCATTCCCGCATTCGTGCTGGCGCCCTTGAGCTACCTGGGGGGGGTGTTCTACTCGGTCGAGCTGCTGCCGGATTTTGCGCGGCGGCTGTCGCTGCTCAACCCGATCCTCTACATGGTCAACGCCTTCCGCTACGGCATGCTCGGGGTCTCCGACATCGATCTCGGTCCGGCCTACGCGATCATCGTCGGCTTCGCCGTGGTGTTGTTCGTGGCGTGCATGATCATGATCCGGCGCGGCACTGGCATCCGGACCTGA
- a CDS encoding SOS response-associated peptidase — translation MCGRFAFYSPREAVQAVFGVECGFDLEPRYNIAPTQLVAAIRADADGNPAVVPLRWGLVPFWAKDSAIGNRMINARAETLSAKPAFRNAWRKRRCVILASGFFEWRAGAAPSESRPGASKPAGKTPYFIARPDQQPIGFAGLWERWDKGETPLETCTIITTTANRHLRDIHDRMPVILPPDALRVWLDPGQAPEALEPLLQPASEDLLAFREVSRAVNNPARDDPELIAAVARP, via the coding sequence ATGTGCGGACGATTTGCCTTCTACTCGCCCCGGGAGGCCGTGCAGGCGGTGTTCGGTGTCGAATGCGGGTTCGATCTCGAGCCGCGCTACAACATCGCGCCCACGCAACTCGTTGCCGCCATCCGCGCCGATGCGGACGGCAACCCGGCGGTCGTGCCGCTGCGCTGGGGCCTGGTGCCGTTCTGGGCGAAGGACAGCGCCATCGGCAACCGCATGATCAATGCGCGGGCCGAGACCCTGTCCGCGAAACCCGCCTTCCGCAATGCCTGGCGCAAGCGCCGCTGCGTCATCCTCGCCAGCGGGTTTTTCGAATGGCGGGCGGGCGCCGCGCCTTCGGAGTCGCGGCCCGGCGCGAGCAAGCCGGCAGGCAAGACGCCCTATTTCATCGCGCGGCCCGATCAGCAACCGATCGGGTTCGCGGGATTGTGGGAACGGTGGGACAAGGGCGAAACCCCGCTCGAGACCTGCACCATCATCACCACGACAGCAAATCGCCACCTGCGCGACATCCACGACCGCATGCCGGTGATCCTGCCGCCCGACGCGCTGCGGGTGTGGCTGGACCCGGGGCAAGCGCCCGAGGCGCTGGAACCGCTGCTGCAGCCGGCATCCGAGGACCTGCTCGCTTTTCGCGAGGTCAGCCGCGCGGTCAACAACCCGGCGCGCGATGATCCGGAGTTGATCGCGGCCGTCGCGCGTCCCTAG